The Actinobacillus equuli genome includes a window with the following:
- the tyrS gene encoding tyrosine--tRNA ligase, producing MAQSIEATLAELKRGVENIYSEEDLIEKLKENRPLRVKLGADPTAPDIHLGHTVVLNKLRQFQQLGHEVIFLIGDFTGMVGDPSGKNSTRPPLTREDVLRNAETYKQQLFKILDPNKTRVVFNSEWLGELGTEGMIRLASNYTVARMLERDDFKKRFTNNQSIAIHEFIYPLLQGHDSVALEADVELGGTDQTFNLLVGRELQKSAGQKPQVAMTLPLLVGLDGEKKMSKSLGNYIGVTDAPSDMFGKVMSISDELMWDWYNLLSFRPLDEIAQLKADVAAGKNPRDVKILLAKELIARFHDQAAADAAEQEFINRFQKGAIPDEMPEFTFEGEIGLATLLKEAGLVASTSEAIRSAQQGGVKIDGEKIEDVRQNAQQGTFVYQVGKRKFARVTVK from the coding sequence ATGGCTCAATCTATTGAAGCAACATTAGCCGAACTGAAACGCGGTGTTGAAAATATTTATTCTGAAGAAGATTTAATTGAAAAGTTAAAAGAAAATCGTCCGTTACGCGTTAAATTAGGCGCAGACCCGACAGCACCCGATATTCACTTAGGTCATACCGTTGTTTTAAATAAACTCCGCCAATTCCAACAGCTTGGTCATGAAGTGATTTTCTTAATCGGTGATTTTACCGGTATGGTAGGCGATCCGTCAGGTAAAAACTCAACTCGCCCACCGTTAACGCGCGAAGACGTACTACGTAATGCGGAAACTTACAAACAACAATTATTTAAGATCTTAGATCCGAATAAAACGCGCGTGGTATTCAACTCTGAATGGTTAGGTGAATTAGGTACCGAAGGTATGATCCGCCTTGCATCTAATTACACGGTTGCACGTATGCTTGAGCGTGACGATTTCAAAAAACGTTTTACCAATAACCAATCTATCGCAATTCACGAATTTATTTACCCGTTACTACAAGGTCATGATTCTGTTGCGTTAGAAGCGGATGTTGAATTGGGCGGTACAGACCAAACCTTTAACTTATTAGTAGGTCGTGAGTTACAAAAATCAGCGGGGCAAAAACCACAGGTGGCAATGACATTACCACTACTTGTCGGCTTAGACGGTGAGAAAAAAATGTCAAAATCACTCGGTAATTACATCGGTGTTACAGACGCACCAAGCGATATGTTCGGTAAAGTGATGTCGATTTCAGACGAATTAATGTGGGATTGGTATAATCTACTTTCATTCCGCCCATTAGATGAAATCGCACAATTAAAAGCAGATGTTGCAGCTGGCAAAAACCCACGCGATGTGAAAATTTTATTAGCGAAAGAGTTAATTGCACGTTTCCACGATCAAGCGGCGGCAGATGCAGCAGAACAAGAATTCATCAATCGCTTCCAAAAAGGCGCAATTCCAGATGAAATGCCGGAATTTACTTTTGAAGGTGAAATCGGTTTAGCAACCTTGTTAAAAGAAGCCGGTTTAGTCGCATCAACCTCAGAAGCTATCCGTTCCGCACAACAAGGTGGCGTAAAAATTGATGGTGAGAAAATCGAAGATGTTCGTCAAAATGCTCAGCAAGGTACCTTTGTTTACCAAGTCGGTAAACGTAAATTTGCCCGCGTAACAGTTAAATAA